The Bacillota bacterium genome has a window encoding:
- a CDS encoding branched-chain amino acid ABC transporter permease, translating to MKIGKIHLHKHCLLTIGSTLLLLVAIILVSEFRLLDAYKVRVLNLCAIYVILGLSMNLTLGYGGLLALGTAGFMCVGAYISALLTMSPEQKVANFFLEPIVPWLANVEVAFVIAIIAAGIGAAIFGFVIGAPALKLRGDYLAIATLGFAEIIRVVFTNTQSLTNGALGLKGIPSHTNLYWSWGLAILAVILARTMVTSSYGRAFKAIRDDQTAAEAMGINLFKHKVTIFVISAFMAGIGGALMGNLIVTVNPTFFRFMLTFQVLLIAVIGGLGSISGTVIAGIIVTIATEWLRIFESPMDLGFMRIPGIPGMRMVIFAVLLMAVIIFWRQGLMGRTEVSWERTFAFLNRVRTRFQSGRGVGQ from the coding sequence ATGAAAATCGGCAAAATTCACTTACACAAACACTGCTTGCTGACAATTGGCTCTACTTTATTGCTCCTGGTGGCAATTATTCTGGTCAGCGAGTTCAGATTGCTGGATGCATATAAAGTCCGTGTCCTCAACCTCTGTGCCATTTACGTGATTCTTGGTCTGAGCATGAACTTGACTTTGGGCTACGGCGGACTCCTGGCCCTGGGCACCGCCGGATTTATGTGCGTGGGCGCCTATATTTCCGCACTGCTCACCATGTCTCCCGAACAAAAAGTGGCGAACTTCTTTTTAGAACCAATTGTTCCCTGGCTGGCCAATGTGGAAGTCGCATTTGTTATCGCCATCATAGCTGCCGGCATCGGCGCCGCCATTTTCGGTTTCGTAATTGGCGCACCGGCCCTGAAGTTGCGGGGGGATTACCTGGCCATTGCCACCCTGGGCTTCGCCGAGATTATCCGAGTTGTGTTCACGAATACCCAGAGTTTAACCAACGGCGCCCTCGGCCTGAAGGGCATCCCCAGTCACACCAACCTTTACTGGAGCTGGGGGCTGGCAATATTGGCGGTCATTCTTGCCCGGACAATGGTTACCAGTAGCTATGGCCGCGCCTTCAAGGCAATCCGGGACGACCAGACTGCCGCCGAGGCCATGGGCATCAACCTGTTTAAGCATAAAGTAACTATCTTTGTAATCAGCGCCTTTATGGCCGGGATCGGTGGCGCCCTGATGGGCAACTTAATAGTCACTGTCAATCCCACCTTTTTCCGGTTTATGCTTACCTTCCAGGTGCTACTAATCGCAGTTATTGGTGGCCTCGGCAGCATTAGTGGTACGGTAATTGCCGGGATTATTGTTACCATCGCCACCGAATGGCTGCGCATCTTTGAATCGCCAATGGACTTAGGCTTTATGCGCATCCCAGGAATTCCCGGCATGCGTATGGTCATCTTCGCCGTGCTGCTGATGGCGGTGATTATCTTCTGGCGTCAGGGCCTAATGGGCCGCACTGAGGTAAGCTGGGAGCGGACATTTGCCTTCTTGAACCGTGTCCGCACCCGCTTTCAAAGCGGAAGGGGGGTTGGGCAATGA
- a CDS encoding branched-chain amino acid ABC transporter permease, producing MSGTEFTQHIFNGIALGSLYALIAIGYTMVYGILRLINFAHGEILMSAMFFAMFGVTLFSLPWPVAFLLAILLTAAFGISIERMAYRPLRNAPRISVLISAIGVSFLLQNLGLVVFGARPKAFPRPDMFNQLWHLGDVSVLSLNLYIPIFTVLLLIGLTWFINKTRTGMAMRAASKDLDTARLMGIDVDKIISITFGIGSALAAFGGIMWAMKYPSIHPLVGLFPGLKCFIAAVVGGIGNVPGAMLGGFILGVGEIMLVAFMPELSGYRDAFAFVLLIFILLAKPTGILGEKTAEVKS from the coding sequence ATGAGCGGCACCGAGTTCACTCAACACATATTCAATGGAATCGCTCTGGGTAGCCTTTACGCGTTAATCGCCATTGGCTATACCATGGTATACGGAATACTGCGCCTGATAAATTTTGCCCATGGCGAAATTCTGATGTCGGCAATGTTTTTTGCGATGTTTGGCGTCACCTTATTTTCCCTGCCCTGGCCAGTGGCATTTTTGCTGGCTATCCTTTTGACAGCTGCCTTTGGTATCTCAATTGAGCGCATGGCTTACCGCCCACTCCGTAACGCGCCACGGATATCTGTCTTAATATCAGCGATTGGTGTTTCTTTTTTGCTCCAAAACCTTGGTCTGGTTGTGTTTGGAGCCCGGCCCAAAGCTTTTCCCCGTCCAGACATGTTCAACCAACTCTGGCATTTGGGAGATGTTTCTGTTCTCAGTCTCAACCTGTATATTCCAATATTCACCGTACTGCTGTTAATCGGTCTTACTTGGTTTATCAACAAAACCCGGACGGGAATGGCGATGCGGGCAGCATCCAAAGATCTAGATACCGCCCGGTTAATGGGCATTGATGTCGATAAAATCATCTCCATCACCTTTGGCATCGGCTCCGCCCTGGCTGCATTCGGCGGCATCATGTGGGCAATGAAGTACCCTTCGATTCATCCGCTGGTCGGCTTGTTTCCGGGCCTAAAATGCTTTATTGCTGCCGTCGTTGGCGGTATTGGCAACGTCCCTGGCGCCATGCTGGGCGGATTTATCCTCGGCGTAGGTGAAATAATGTTGGTCGCCTTTATGCCAGAACTCTCCGGATATCGGGATGCCTTCGCCTTCGTTCTGCTGATTTTCATTTTGCTGGCCAAGCCCACCGGTATTCTCGGGGAAAAGACAGCTGAGGTGAAGTCATGA
- a CDS encoding LysM peptidoglycan-binding domain-containing protein: MRQGGRVPASCPPGFQGRYTVRPGDTMFFIARRFGVSLNALIASNPHIPNPSLIFPGDVLCVPGVAPPPTCRVPATCPPGFQGRYTVQPGDTMFLIAQRFGVSLNALIAANPHIPNPNVIFPCDVLCVPGPPAPCRIPATC; this comes from the coding sequence ATGCGTCAGGGCGGTCGGGTGCCTGCATCCTGCCCGCCAGGGTTTCAGGGTCGGTACACCGTCCGGCCTGGGGATACCATGTTCTTCATTGCCCGCCGGTTTGGTGTCAGTCTCAACGCTTTGATTGCGTCCAACCCGCATATTCCAAATCCCAGCTTGATTTTCCCCGGCGATGTGCTTTGCGTGCCTGGTGTGGCGCCGCCGCCTACATGTCGTGTTCCGGCGACCTGTCCCCCCGGATTCCAGGGTAGGTACACCGTTCAGCCGGGAGACACCATGTTCCTGATTGCCCAACGGTTTGGTGTCAGCCTCAATGCGCTGATCGCCGCCAACCCCCACATCCCCAATCCCAACGTGATTTTCCCCTGCGATGTGCTGTGTGTCCCAGGACCGCCGGCCCCCTGTCGTATTCCGGCAACCTGTC
- a CDS encoding ABC transporter substrate-binding protein — protein MFKKLGFAVLALALIAFPLAGCGGGDDDVIRIGVYEPMTGVNAAGGEMTVEGIELANELFPEILGKQIEIIVVDNKSEPQEAANAVSRLIDRDNVHAIIGSYGSSLSMAGGPVAEEAGIPVVGCSPTNPLVTLGNDYYFRVCFIDPFQGTVMANYAVNELGAKTAAIIKDVTQDYSVGLSNFFKQAFVELTGDADSIVAEINYNTGDQDFTPQLQTAKAANPDVIFAPGNYAESALLIKQAREADITVPILGGDTWEAPDFLDVGGDAVEGVVYSTHFTAQAPVTARSNEFLDAYRNKFGAEANAFAALGYDAYLVILDAIERANSHDPGDIRDALADTQIFEGATGIITLDENGDATKSAIINTVENGEFVYLTTVHP, from the coding sequence ATGTTTAAGAAGCTTGGTTTTGCGGTACTGGCTCTTGCCCTAATCGCCTTCCCCCTGGCCGGATGCGGCGGGGGAGACGATGATGTGATTCGCATCGGCGTCTATGAACCGATGACCGGCGTCAATGCCGCTGGCGGGGAAATGACTGTAGAAGGTATTGAGCTGGCTAATGAACTGTTTCCGGAAATCCTGGGCAAGCAAATTGAGATCATCGTGGTGGACAATAAATCTGAACCTCAAGAAGCTGCCAACGCTGTTTCGCGTCTGATTGACCGGGATAATGTGCACGCTATCATCGGCAGCTATGGCAGTTCGTTATCCATGGCCGGTGGCCCCGTGGCGGAAGAAGCTGGCATTCCCGTGGTCGGATGCTCCCCCACCAACCCCCTAGTCACCCTGGGCAATGATTACTATTTCCGGGTCTGCTTCATCGACCCCTTCCAGGGCACCGTCATGGCTAACTACGCTGTCAATGAACTGGGTGCAAAGACAGCGGCAATCATCAAGGATGTAACCCAGGATTACTCAGTCGGTCTGAGCAACTTTTTCAAGCAGGCGTTTGTCGAATTGACCGGCGATGCCGACTCCATCGTCGCCGAAATCAATTACAACACCGGTGACCAGGACTTTACTCCCCAGTTGCAGACAGCAAAAGCCGCCAACCCCGACGTTATCTTTGCCCCTGGGAACTATGCTGAATCAGCACTGCTGATCAAGCAAGCCCGGGAGGCGGATATTACCGTCCCGATTCTCGGCGGCGATACCTGGGAAGCGCCAGATTTCCTGGACGTGGGCGGCGACGCAGTTGAAGGTGTTGTATACAGCACCCACTTTACTGCCCAGGCACCAGTCACTGCCAGGTCCAATGAGTTCCTCGATGCATATCGGAATAAGTTTGGGGCGGAAGCGAACGCATTTGCCGCTCTCGGCTATGATGCCTATCTGGTGATTTTGGACGCCATCGAGCGGGCAAACAGCCATGACCCCGGGGATATCCGGGATGCCCTGGCTGACACCCAAATCTTCGAGGGCGCAACCGGGATAATCACCCTTGATGAAAATGGTGATGCCACCAAGAGTGCGATTATCAATACGGTAGAAAACGGTGAATTTGTCTACCTGACTACGGTGCACCCGTAA